In one Vanessa tameamea isolate UH-Manoa-2023 chromosome 12, ilVanTame1 primary haplotype, whole genome shotgun sequence genomic region, the following are encoded:
- the LOC113393101 gene encoding carboxylesterase 5A yields MSWLCLCALVSAVSPAAAVMGGAPAAAPEPDAAVVFTQRHGYSGRLEGIKDDTRGYYIFAGIRYAEPPMGPRRFQRPVRRYLAGEVSAKTNCRPCPQLDPQGSGRVVGHEDCLCLNIFSPKMPGDEQGSPVVLFIHGGNYRTGSIAPYGGQHFAQKDTIVVTAQYRLGSLGFLSTGQRDASGNTGLFDLRAAMSWINDYIEFFGGDKSRVVVMGQGSGGSAASLLALSPEGRSATGVAALSGAPLSPGAIRDDPNKHAETLAEKTGCPKAPAEQLLICLRKIPAEKIVLVDKEISTDMIDTKAFLDDISGRSGSGARVEGEDDRRALPPLVYEAPAKSLKMKQQSVPMLTGVVSAETSRAVFGKYNKFLTEKLTAVKDFIKKDLIGGLRDAVTDVQKLLPGVQSVLPLPDYYQAIFDSSLKAVDGLSEIVEATGDALFNFPAYQSVKEWSTGAPAFLYSFEHVGNLSKGNHFLPGLAITQGADNPTEGMEMKVKGPAHGDELAYLFEPLDEEGKPVGGQISSMDAKVRDSFVDLIAKFAHKMPAENKNMTNISNIFGFLPFSAENEQYLKITDKITLDKNFRFCQMGLWGNMADRVTGAVCKNVLGQILNLPKLLNNPLDKVAGIDKLADQTLNQGLSFLTQSKNKNQKNPSVKPMWSEPFSNPFGFL; encoded by the exons ATATGCAGAACCACCGATGGGTCCTAGAAGGTTTCAGCGACCAGTTCGCCGATACCTCGCGGGTGAGGTGTCGGCCAAAACTAATTGCCGGCCTTGTCCACAACTTGACCCTCAAGGTTCGGGACGTGTCGTAGGCCACGAGGACTGCTTATGTCTTAATATTTTCTCCCCTAAAATGCCAGGAGACGAACAAG GTAGTCCCGTTGTCTTATTTATTCATGGCGGTAACTATCGAACAGGCTCTATTGCACCCTATGGA GGGCAACATTTCGCCCAAAAGGATACAATTGTAGTTACTGCTCAATATCGTTTAGGATCTCTTGGTTTCTTGAGTACAGGGCAAAGGGATGCATCGGGAAACACAGGTCTGTTTGATCTGCGAGCTGCTATGTCATGG atcaacgattatattgaattttttggCGGAGATAAATCCCGAGTGGTCGTAATGGGTCAAGGTTCAGGAGGTAGCGCTGCTTCACTTCTTGCCTTGTCCCCTGAAGGTCGATCTGCCACTGGAGTAGCTGCTTTGTCTGGAGCACCTCTGTCTCCAGGAGCGATTAGAGATGATCCCAACAAACACGCAGAAACTTTGGCCGAAAAAACGGGATGTCCAAAAGCTCCCGCCGAGCAACTGCTCATTTGTTTGAGAAAAATACCAGCGGAAAAGATTGTGCTG GTGGATAAGGAAATCAGTACGGATATGATAGACACAAAAGCGTTTTTGGATGATATCTCTGGCCGTTCGG GTTCAGGAGCTCGCGTGGAAGGCGAGGATGACAGACGGGCATTACCGCCTCTGGTCTACGAAGCGCCGGCTAAATCGTTAAAGATGAAACAGCAGTCTGTCCCCATGCTCACGGGCGTCGTGTCCGCTGAAACCTCGAGGGCTGTGTTCG gtaaatacaataaatttctgACCGAAAAATTAACGGCAGTGAAAGACTTTATCAAGAAAGATCTCATCGGGGGTCTCCGTGACGCGGTGACCGATGTTCAAAAACTACTTCCTGGCGTGCAAAGTGTTTTGCCTCTGCCCGATTACTACCAGGCAATATTCGACAGCTCTTTGAAAGCTGTAGATGGACTCAGCGAAATCGTTGAAGCTACAG gaGACGCCCTATTCAACTTCCCCGCTTACCAAAGCGTTAAAGAGTGGAGTACGGGAGCGCCGGCTTTCCTATACAGTTTTGAGCACGTCGGGAACCTCAGCAAGGGCAATCACTTCCTTCCTGGTCTCGCTATTACcc aggGAGCAGATAATCCTACAGAGGGCATGGAGATGAAGGTGAAGGGTCCGGCTCATGGCGATGAATTGGCTTACCTCTTCGAACCGCTGGATGAGGAGGGGAAACCTGTGGGCGGGCAAATCTCGTCAATGGACGCCAAAGTCCGAGATTCATTTGTGGACCTGATCGCGAAATTTGCTCATAAAATGCCGgcagaaaacaaaaatatgacaaacatatcaaatatttttggatTCTTGCCCTTTTCTGCAGAAAATGAACAATATCTTAAGATTACCGACAAAATCACTTTAGACAAAAATTTCAG ATTCTGTCAAATGGGTCTTTGGGGTAACATGGCTGACAGAGTTACTGGTGCggtttgtaaaaatgtattaggTCAGATCCTTAATCTTCCAAAGCTCTTGAATAATCCATTGGATAAAGTAGCTGGGATTGATAAACTCGCTGATCAAACACTTAACCAAGGATTGTCGTTTTTAACACAATCAAAGAATAAAAACCAAAAGAATCCATCGGTAAAACCCATGTGGAGCGAACCTTTCAGCAACCCATTCGGGTTTTTGtga
- the Gfzf gene encoding glutathione S-transferase 1-1 has protein sequence MALKLYGVSDGPPSLSVRQALKWLNIPFELINVDFGKGEHMTPKYAQMNPQKEIPVLDDDGFFLGESNAILQYICDKFKPTSELYPQDPKLRAIVNHRLCFNLSTYYANISAYTMAPIFFDYERTDLGLKKVKMALDVFETYLSKLGTSHVACDHLTIADFPLFNSTMTLEAIGFDFSKYTKIYNWYINFKKNYPELWKISEDAMKEIQHFASNPPDLRNLNHPIHPIRKVN, from the exons atgGCGCTTAAGTTATATGGCGTGTCAGATGGTCCGCCGTCTTTATCAGTTAGACAAGCTCTAAAATGGTTAAATATCCCTTTTGAGCTGATCAACGTCGACTTTGGAAAGGGTGAACATATGACGCCTAAATATGCACAG ATGAATCCACAAAAAGAAATACCTGTATTGGACGATGATGGGTTTTTTCTCGGCGAAAGTAATGctatattgcaatatatatgCGATAAATTTAAACCAACTTCAGAACTGTACCCACAGGACCCTAAATTACG AGCGATCGTGAATCATCGGCTTTGTTTCAACCTTTCAACATATTACGCTAATATATCCGCATATAcc atggcGCCGATTTTCTTTGATTATGAACGCACTGACCTTGGACTTAAGAAAGTCAAAATGGCTCTTGACGTGTTTGAAACCTACTTGTCGAAATTGGGAACGAGTCACGTGGCCTGTGATCATCTTACGATTGCAGATTTCCCCCTTTTCAATTCCACCATGACTTTGGAAGCTATCGGATTCGACTTCAGTAAATACACAAAA ATTTATAATTGGTacattaactttaaaaagaATTATCCGGAACTATGGAAAATATCAGAAGATGCGATGAAAGAAATTCAGCACTTCGCGTCAAATCCTCCGGATTTGAGGAATCTTAACCACCCTATTCATCCGATccgtaaagtaaattaa